In Deltaproteobacteria bacterium, a genomic segment contains:
- a CDS encoding branched-chain amino acid ABC transporter permease: protein MELFLMTITTGVMVGGIYALIALGWVLIYKCSGVLNLAMGELTLIGAYVSLSFYEAGVPFVLAVGISLIIGLILGILTERIFLDKLIGEPVLTVIMVTVGLSFFFRAVVEIIWGTDTRVFTPAVFSMEPIRIGFLVIGRVYLWSFVVALLLLVVFVGFFKYTKWGLAMQATADDEMAALSIGVSARFVYAAAWSIAFMAAGVGGSLLGNINGLNISVGYLGLLVLPAVVLGGLNSVPGAIVGGIIIGVLQNLCGAYLDQYFPGGVKEIAPFAFMAVFLLFKPFGLWGWERIERV from the coding sequence ATGGAACTATTTTTGATGACGATTACAACGGGCGTCATGGTGGGCGGCATCTATGCATTGATCGCGCTGGGTTGGGTGCTGATCTACAAGTGTTCCGGTGTTCTGAACCTTGCCATGGGCGAGCTCACATTGATCGGAGCGTATGTATCCTTAAGTTTCTACGAGGCGGGTGTTCCCTTCGTTCTGGCCGTGGGTATTTCGCTGATCATCGGACTTATATTGGGTATCCTTACGGAGCGCATTTTCCTCGACAAACTCATTGGCGAGCCGGTGCTGACGGTGATCATGGTGACGGTAGGCCTTTCTTTCTTCTTCAGAGCCGTAGTCGAAATCATCTGGGGAACGGACACCCGGGTCTTCACTCCTGCGGTTTTCTCCATGGAGCCGATACGCATCGGCTTTCTGGTCATAGGCCGTGTGTATCTATGGAGTTTCGTGGTAGCTTTGTTGTTGCTCGTCGTTTTCGTGGGGTTCTTTAAATATACAAAATGGGGTTTGGCCATGCAGGCCACCGCGGACGACGAGATGGCCGCCCTCTCTATCGGAGTCAGCGCCCGGTTTGTTTACGCGGCCGCCTGGTCCATTGCGTTCATGGCTGCAGGTGTTGGAGGCAGCCTGCTGGGCAACATCAACGGTCTGAATATTTCCGTTGGGTATTTGGGCCTACTGGTGTTGCCTGCCGTGGTTTTGGGCGGTTTGAACTCCGTTCCCGGAGCCATCGTAGGTGGAATCATCATCGGCGTTCTCCAGAACCTATGCGGGGCCTATTTGGACCAATACTTCCCCGGAGGCGTAAAAGAGATTGCGCCCTTTGCATTCATGGCCGTTTTTCTGCTGTTCAAGCCTTTCGGTCTGTGGGGTTGGGAACGAATCGAGCGGGTGTAA
- a CDS encoding AMP-binding protein, whose product MTGPSVEISKDLTIPKLFLQQCRKYGASRIAMREKEFGVWRPLTWQDYLDRVKLISLGLIGLGLERGDKVALIGDNRPEGLWTEIAALCAGGIGVWLFQDSLMEEVKYIIDHSDTKFLVGEGQEEVDKGLSILDECPKLEKIVWDDPKGMRNYQQNVLISLKEVMELGRKLDRKEPRLFEDRINEGQGDDIALLFYTSGTTALPKGALLTHYNMLTMGHNLMAVDPCQPTDDFVSYLPFAWIGEQMMSISCGLQIGYTINFPEEPETALENIREIGPHVMFAPPRMYEQMTRTVQVKHLDSTWIKRNLYTFAMKVGYKVANLGFDKKPVPFHWKVLQKFCYWTVHKKLRDHLGLSNIRNAYTGGAAMGPDHFRFFHALGVNLKQIYGQTEIAGISVVHRNGSIKFDTVGLPLPGTEVKITEGGEIISKSPSVFLGYYKNPEATKNTLVDGWLYSGDKGFIDEDGHLVVFDRSKDVMTLSDGRLFSPQYLETRLKFSPYVKDAWVIGNERPFVTAVTCIDYEVVGRWADEKKLNYTSYHELSQKEEICALIAKQIGEANKDLPSPARIHKFINLYKEFDPDDDELTRTRKLRRAFVEGRYSNIVEGLYGDQEIIHIDTTIKYEDGRETHIKTDLRVTDLAVSEE is encoded by the coding sequence ATGACCGGTCCTTCCGTCGAGATTAGTAAAGACCTGACCATACCCAAGCTTTTTCTGCAACAGTGCCGGAAATACGGCGCTTCCAGAATCGCCATGCGGGAGAAAGAATTCGGCGTCTGGCGCCCCCTTACCTGGCAGGACTATCTAGATCGAGTGAAATTGATCTCTTTGGGACTGATCGGTTTAGGCCTCGAACGGGGAGATAAGGTAGCGCTCATAGGCGATAATAGGCCCGAGGGCCTCTGGACGGAAATAGCGGCGCTCTGCGCCGGAGGCATCGGTGTCTGGCTCTTCCAGGATTCGCTGATGGAAGAAGTCAAATACATCATCGATCATTCGGACACCAAATTTCTGGTGGGAGAGGGCCAAGAAGAGGTGGATAAAGGACTTTCCATCCTCGATGAATGCCCGAAGCTGGAAAAGATCGTCTGGGACGACCCGAAAGGAATGCGCAATTACCAGCAAAACGTGTTGATCAGTCTCAAAGAAGTCATGGAACTGGGACGCAAACTGGACAGAAAAGAACCCCGGCTTTTCGAGGATCGCATCAACGAAGGGCAGGGGGATGATATCGCGCTTCTGTTCTATACTTCGGGCACGACCGCACTCCCTAAGGGCGCCCTTCTGACGCATTATAACATGCTCACCATGGGGCACAACCTCATGGCGGTGGATCCATGCCAACCCACGGACGACTTTGTTTCGTATTTGCCGTTCGCATGGATTGGAGAGCAAATGATGTCCATCTCGTGCGGACTTCAGATTGGCTATACGATCAATTTTCCCGAGGAACCTGAAACCGCTCTCGAGAACATCCGGGAAATCGGACCCCACGTCATGTTTGCTCCCCCCCGTATGTATGAGCAGATGACCCGAACGGTGCAAGTCAAACATTTGGATTCCACGTGGATCAAGCGCAATCTGTACACTTTTGCCATGAAGGTGGGCTATAAGGTCGCCAATCTCGGATTCGACAAGAAACCCGTACCCTTTCATTGGAAAGTGCTGCAGAAGTTCTGTTACTGGACCGTCCACAAGAAGCTGAGAGACCATCTCGGGCTTTCGAACATTCGAAATGCTTACACCGGCGGGGCGGCCATGGGTCCCGATCACTTTCGTTTTTTCCATGCCTTGGGCGTGAACCTGAAGCAGATATACGGTCAGACGGAGATCGCGGGAATCAGTGTGGTTCATCGAAACGGCAGCATCAAGTTCGATACCGTAGGACTTCCCCTTCCGGGCACGGAAGTCAAAATCACGGAAGGTGGTGAAATCATTTCGAAAAGTCCTTCAGTATTCCTCGGGTATTACAAGAATCCCGAAGCGACTAAGAACACCTTGGTGGATGGCTGGCTGTATTCCGGAGACAAGGGGTTCATCGATGAAGACGGCCATCTGGTGGTTTTTGACCGCAGCAAAGACGTTATGACTCTTTCGGACGGCCGCCTCTTTTCCCCTCAATACCTTGAAACCAGGCTCAAATTCAGCCCCTACGTCAAGGACGCCTGGGTGATCGGTAATGAGAGGCCTTTCGTGACCGCGGTCACGTGTATCGATTATGAAGTGGTGGGCAGGTGGGCCGATGAGAAGAAACTCAACTACACATCCTACCACGAATTGTCGCAAAAGGAGGAGATCTGCGCTCTCATTGCCAAACAGATCGGGGAAGCGAACAAAGACCTCCCCTCCCCGGCGCGAATTCATAAGTTCATCAATCTGTACAAGGAATTCGATCCTGACGATGACGAGCTAACCCGCACGAGAAAGCTGCGGCGAGCTTTCGTGGAGGGGAGATATTCGAACATTGTAGAAGGGCTCTACGGCGATCAGGAAATCATTCATATTGACACCACCATAAAATATGAAGACGGACGTGAGACGCATATCAAGACCGATCTTCGCGTGACCGATCTGGCTGTTTCAGAGGAGTAA
- a CDS encoding ABC transporter ATP-binding protein has product MVPRSGLKEGDVLLELEDVHMHFGKVAALVEVSLQVAKGEIHSIIGPNGAGKTVMMNCINGLYRPQRGSVRYAGKDIGRLSPHRRAELGIARTFQKIELFSGMTVLDNIRLGRHIHMKSGIAAGSIYVGKTAKEELNHRRFIEEEIIDLLEIEHIRHKTVGMLPYGLQKRVELGRALALEPELLILDEPLAGLNLEEVEDMARFILDVNEEERWRVTCVLVEHDMGVVMDISNRVLVLNFGNVITDGTPQEVQVNPEVIKAYLGEEDLYATRR; this is encoded by the coding sequence ATGGTCCCAAGAAGTGGCCTCAAAGAGGGAGACGTCCTTCTCGAACTGGAAGACGTTCATATGCATTTCGGCAAGGTGGCCGCGCTTGTAGAAGTTTCGCTGCAGGTGGCAAAAGGGGAAATTCATTCCATCATAGGCCCCAACGGTGCGGGGAAGACCGTGATGATGAATTGCATCAACGGTCTCTACAGGCCCCAACGGGGAAGCGTCCGATACGCCGGAAAAGACATCGGCCGGCTGAGCCCCCACAGACGGGCGGAGCTTGGCATCGCCCGCACGTTTCAGAAGATCGAACTGTTCAGCGGCATGACGGTGTTGGACAACATCCGCCTCGGTCGTCATATCCACATGAAGTCGGGGATTGCCGCCGGCAGTATCTATGTGGGAAAGACGGCCAAGGAGGAGCTTAACCATCGTAGGTTCATCGAGGAAGAAATCATCGATTTGTTGGAAATCGAACACATCCGGCATAAGACCGTGGGAATGCTTCCCTACGGCCTGCAAAAACGGGTTGAACTAGGCCGGGCGCTGGCCCTTGAACCCGAACTCCTGATCTTGGATGAACCGCTCGCCGGATTGAATCTCGAGGAAGTGGAGGATATGGCGCGCTTCATCCTGGATGTGAACGAAGAAGAGCGCTGGAGGGTGACCTGTGTTCTGGTAGAGCATGATATGGGTGTGGTAATGGACATATCAAATCGCGTATTGGTGTTGAATTTCGGAAACGTGATCACGGATGGGACTCCCCAGGAAGTCCAGGTCAATCCGGAGGTGATCAAGGCCTATCTTGGGGAAGAAGATCTTTATGCTACGAGGAGATAA